Below is a genomic region from Ascaphus truei isolate aAscTru1 chromosome 5, aAscTru1.hap1, whole genome shotgun sequence.
CTCAGCGCAGGGTCACTCATCTGTATGCTGCACTCAGCGCAGGGTCACTCATCTGTATGCTGCACTCAGCGCAGGGTCACTCATCTGTATGCTGCACTCAGCGCAGGGTCACTCATCTGTATGCTGCACTCGGCGCAGGGTCACTCATCTGTATGCTGCACTCGGCGCAGGGTCACTCATCTGTAtgctgcactctgcgcagggtcACTCATCTGCACGCGGACGCACTCTGCGCAGGGTCACTCATCGGTATGCGGCAGCACTCAGAGCAGGGTCACTCATCTGCATGCGGACGCAGTCTGCGCAGGGTCACTCATCTGCATGCGGACGCAGTCTGCGCAGGGTCACTCATCTGCATGCGGACGCACTCGGCGCAGGGTCACTCATCTGCTGTATGCGGCCGCACTCGGCGCAGGGTCACTCATCTGCTGTATGCGGCCGCACTCGGCGCAGGGTCACTCATTGAAACCTATACTCTGAAGTGCAGCCTCACCCAGTGTGTCTCTGACTCATTGTAACGAAGCAGCACTCTCTCACTGACTCGTAATgtagtacagtacaggcataccccggtttaaggacactcactttaagtacactcgcgagtaaggacatatcgcccaataggcaaacggcagctcacgcgtGCGCCTGTCAGcgtgtcctgaacagcaatactggctccctacctgtaccgaagctgtgcgcaagcggggagactatagagcctgttacatatgcattatttacatcagttatgcacgtatatgaggattgcagtacagtacatgcatcgataagtgggaaaaaggtagtgcttcactttaagtaatttttcgctttacatacatgctccggtcccattgcgtacgttaatgcggggtatgcctgtactctctCACTGACTCATTGTAAAGTAGTACAGTACTCTCTCACTGGAGTGtacttttcttctctctctccctctcgtgcgACCTCACTCTGGATGCCATTCTCACCATAAATGATCTCTTGAGGTCAGTAGAGAATCGCTCTGTCAGTTACATGGCATTGTTTTCTTTTGGCAGCCTCCGAATCTTACCTTCACAGTTGCAAATGTAATACTGTATTGTGTTTTAGGGAGCAGAACTTAGAGGTGACACAACTTTGAAAAAGATATATTGAAATCCGCCTTTCCGTGGGATGCCAGGCTGTGTTATAGCACTGTACATTCTTATTCTAAATGGGTATTAAACCAACAGTACTCAGATAAGGTGACAGGGGACAGCCACTGCTTGTTTTGAAACGTCATTCCTCTGAAAATCAGTCGGTTTCCATGTATTTCATCTTGTCCCTGCAGATGGGCAAATGGAGGTCACCTTACATGTAACTTTATTCAGTGAGGTACTTGAGCAGTGAGGTACACTTAAATGTTCATTTGCATCACGTTCAGCATTCAGGATTTGAGTTTGGCTCCTTCAGCAATACAGTGTTTTCGTTTTCTGTAGGTTATGTTTGTGTCTCTGCCTGACGTAAACCTTTGTATGCTTGTATAATGCCATAACTTGACATTTAGGCGTTAATGGCGTCAAAGATATTAAAAACAGTTTAGTACATTTTAGAGCTCATGCTACCAACTATTATTGTATAGAGCTGTAGTTACGGGTAATTGATCGGTAAGAGCTTATGATATAAAATCAGGTATAGCAAGTTTGGTTGTGATCAAGAAATAAAACTCCAAACTCCATGGGCAGTCCAACCCCGGAGGGTAATTGCATTAATTACATGAGCACAGGAAGGGTCAAACAGCCTAGAAAGTTGTAGGATTTGCAAGTGAACCATTTACTTCAGTGAGGAAACTGGCTTGTCATAAATGTCCTTTCTCATACAACTGGGTCATCTCTGCATGACTTATGTAAAGTGTCCCTCTGTCATTTTTGTCCTTTGTTTTTGGAACAAGGCAAGTGGGTTCACAGATCCCCCATTGCTACTAATGTGGGCAGAAATATGTGACTGTGGGAAGGGAAATGGACGCCGGTTATATTTGAgggctacaaaaaaaacaaaactagtTTGTCAAATTCTCATTAGATGTGGTATGGCCAACGTAGTTTAAAATGGGTACAGTTAATCCAGATAAGATTTCTCCTTAAATTGGGTGGATTACTGTATGTCAAACCTTTACCTGGCTTCCTCAGCTGTGACTGCTTGTGAATAGCATAGTGTTATAATGTATACATGTAGACTGAAAAACTAAAAATACGATCCTTATTCAAAGCCTTCTAATACGCACCCACAACCAAGGCCTCGGGTGTAGTGGAAGCGCCCGCTTCCGCGCTCAGCGCAGCGCTCGCTCGCCTGCAGAAGGAGATATTTTCTGTCATGCAGacagaggcgacagggaggcatgTTGGGGGCGCggctgtgatgtcacggagctggttcgccctctttgggcgaaccgctcacgtgaccctgcCGTCGCGCgggaaatacaaacttgtttgtagcGCGAAGCGCTGGTatccctgtagcgcatgtgcgCGCACTATGCACAAATACATTGACGTCCCAGTGTTTGTATGTAGCTCGCGccgtctcctgcactatggacgtagCCTAAAGTGCTGCTCTGAAGCTTGTAAATTCCACTTAATGTGCTAAGTGCTATTAAGTCCGTCTTAAATCAGAGTCCTACGATGTGTCAGATCTCTTAGTTGTAGATACaattgattaaaaaaatacatttcagcTTTTAACTTGTTTTGTTCAACTTCTTATTACATAATCAAATTAATaagggtgtatgtatgtgtattatacACCAAATATACTTGTATCTTTTAGtgttaggcctcggatatagtgggcgtgcgacggagcgcatggcatTGCACGCGCCTGTCggctgagcgatctgtggactgagATCCAcagtgacggggaggcgtggctggttagccctcattggctgaaccgctcacgtgaccccaGCCGTCGCGCGACAAAAATAAATGACCTGCTGAAAACGCTGCATGGCGCGCTCGATGGCCTGGCTCATAGAGGTGCGGCCTGGTCGCGGTCACTCACACTATGGACGTGGCCGTACGGTTCATGTGTCCCAAGtacttatgtacagtatgtgatctcTACACTGCATGATCTTGTGAATGTCCATTACATCTTTACCTTAACAGTTAATTATCCTCTCTTTGGTGTTGATATTGTCTTCAATTAAGTTTTCATATGACTAAAATTCATCTCCTGTTAGCTAATACGTTTTAATTGATCCTACCATTCTTACACCATTTCCAGTTAAAACAGAAAAGGCAAGGTTTAGCTCGGTATAATGGAACAATTTGGTTCTATCGTAACACCTTTTTGGGTTTTATGTTTATAGATAAATGAACCATACTTTGTTTCACGGTTTGGGATTTTGGTTTGGGTAAAGGACCTTTCGATTttgatgtatatatttatttatgtctctgtctctctcagccaTCTATctggagatagagagagacaatCTCAAACACTGAAGATCAGAAAAAGTATAAATAAATGAGCAACAATAACTTGGACTAAGTGAAAAAACCcccatgacatgcttgctgaaaAGCCAGCATATCCCGCATGGAATACCTATTGCTAGAATGTAAAGTGCATAATAtgaggtataacaaggtgcaaaaaCACGCTGTTAAAGCCCCGATAAAGGCCCCGTAGTGGGTCTGACATTTAGTTTTTTTTGCTTGGTATTGATATATAGCTAATTTGAACACCATCTCTCTAGTTGCGTGTCTGTCCTGCGTGTCTGTCCTGCGTGTCTGTCCTGCGTGTCTGTCCTGCGTGTCTGTCCTGCGTGTCTGTCCTGCGTGTCtgtcctgcgtgtgtgtgtagtatTTTGATCGATAATATTGGCTTGAGAGAACCTCTGCACCAGTGTTATACTTTTCATGCTTGACTTAAAACGTACAGAAGTTAACCGTGTACCTATTTCTTTTTAAAATAAgtcttttgggtttttttttctgcaggGGCCAAGTCAGAAGCATGGCAACTTTGAAGGACAGTAAGTATGTTTACGGATAATTTCAGTGggattttatttgtatttcatACCTTGCTCAACAAACCATTGATAGATGGGCCTAAAATATTTTGTAAACGATCATCATAAGTTTCTCTTTTTTATCCTCTTTTGCAAGCCACCCTTATACAATTGTAATTCTTGTGCTCTCTTCTGTAACAGTTACATTACGTTTAAAGTCCATCAAGAACATCCAAAAGATTACGAAGTCCATGAAGATGGTGGCAGCAGCCAAGTACACACGGGCTGAGCGCGAACTGAAGAATGCTCGAGTCTATGGAACGGGATCTCTGGGTAGTTAATTAAATAGCTAACATGGTGGTGGTCACAGCAGAACAATATAGAAACGGTGAACCCCTGTGCTGCTAGAAGGGCTTGGAGAACGTTGCTATGTGCTCACtgaatatgtatatttatttatgtttgtagATGTTACTAGAAGCTCATACCCATAGTAGTAATTATTTGGTACTCGGTCAGAATTCAGGATCTCACACTATttcccctctcccgcccccccctttcATTCACTCTTCACAATCCTCAGTTTTCCTTATGTCTAAGTGCAGAATTGTAATTACAACCACTTATTATTTTGGTATGTGATCGTTTAATTCACATTCACTTAAatgagacattttttttttttttaagtgctctTTTTATTTGGAAACCATCTTTCTGAAATCTACTAAGatctatataaaacaaaaaatatagtcCATTATATCGCCTTTGACAGTCTTGTTTTTGAGATGAAGTTATCAAACCTATTGTTTGGGCTTTGAAATAATGACCGTTCTGCCCACCTCAATGCACTCTCTTCCTctcaaaacaaataattattGGCGGTtagatacaggtagtcctcgttatccaacgctTCACAATGCAACCCTGCGGGCCGTTTTCCgacgccagaatgcgttatccaacactcGCTGCCACCGATTAACaagggactcactttacaatggttcaCCGAGGACTGCCAGTACTGTAAACATTGGTGAATAGAGCTTGTTCAAGAGAGCCAGCAATGCGTTGTGTGTCCTATTGCAGTACTGTTATTTAAGGGGTAATTCTTTGAGTTCTCGACATGTTTGAAGGTGCTCTAGGTCACTATATAGTGCAGCAATGGAATGGGGAATTCCTGCGCAAAACAGATTTGAAACGTGGCTACAGGTAAAATACTAAATGTTGTTTATCATTTAAGCTCTGTATGAGAAAGCTGAAATTAAAGCTCCAGAAGACAAGAAGAAGCATCTCCTCGTCGGCGTCTCCTCTGATCGAGGTCTCTGTGGCGGTATCCACTCCTCCGTggcaaaaaacattaaaaatgaaatttCCGTCCTGTCCAGTTCTGGGAAAGAAGTGATGGTGGTTGGAATTGGGGACAAGCTGAGAGGTATCCTTCAAAGGTGATTACAAGTATTTGCTTCTGTTATTTTACAATGCGGAAGAGTCAGTCATGAGTATTTATTCAACCAACATTTCAGACCTTGGATATTGAGGTCCTAATATACAAGGACCCAAAACGTTGGTAGAAAAAATACATATGCCTCTATTTTAGTGTGACTGCTTCATTGTGATCTGAAGCTGCTTATGTTGAGTTGGTGCTCTACAACCATACAGGGTAGTATTTTTCTACAAATTCCTATTTGGCTGTGCAAGGCAAGAAGTCTTCTCTGCTATTTTATAAATCCTATTATCCAGTCGTACTTTGGTGAAACCATTTCAAACCCTTCCATTTCCTCATACAACTGCAATTTACATTGGTTTGAAATGGGAAGTAGCAAAATAGATTTTGCCTATACCTCAAAATGAGTAAATAAAGAACAATCGCACggttgtaaatatatattttagaaaaGAATTGCCAAAATGCATAGTTTGCACACAGCAAGTATGTATGCATCTTATACACCAGTCGGTTCTTTGTTCTGTGAATAGTTTGTGCTGTTCCCTGGTATCCCCCCAGGTATGCTGCGTGTACTCTGGACAGTATGTTGGGTTTGTGTAGTTTACATGAAGTCTCTGCTGAAGATTACACGCCTTTCTCCTGAAAGTGAGAATCATTCAGAGATGCACTGTAGGAGTTGCAATACGATTTACATTCCGATTTCTTCCAGGTCGCATGGTGGATACTTGCTTCTGACCTTTAAGGAAATGGGCAGAAAACCTCCCACTTTCGGTGATGCTTCTTTCATTGCCTCAGAGCTGCTGAACGCCGGCTACGAGTTTGACCAAGGATCTGTAGTGTACAACCGATTCAGGTGTGGTGTGCAGAAACCCGTCCTCGCGAGCTTCCCTCTGTGCTTGATGAGGTGGTACAAATAATGTTTGCCGTTTTAGGTCCGTCATCTCCTACAAGACAGAGGAAAAGCCCTTTTTCTCCATTGACACGGTCTCCAATTCCGGTAAGTATGTTTACCTGAGAAGTAGTCTTATCCATGATGGATCGGTAGCAGGGGTcaccaacaccagtcctcaagggctaccaacaagccaggttttcagaatatcccagcttcagcacaggtggctcagtctttggctgagccactgattgagccacctgggctgaaacagggatattctgaaaacctgacctgttggtagcccttgaggactggagttggccactcctcatCTAGAAGTGAGCTTCACTGTTGACTGGTATTTTTTGTAACCAATGCATTTTTATATCCTTCAGAGCAAGGGCTGTGCGTTAGTGCTTGATCTGTAACATATATTTAAGAGAACCCCCTATCTACCAAATCTGTGCAACCCGCATTttgtgcatattttttttttaaactggaaGCCATATGGTATATTACTTTAGTGTCATTGTAtatgccagcggtgcgcaaactagggggcacgcccccttgggggggcgcaagattatttaggggggcgcgggctgcgtgcggggaagcctgggggcgggcagagctgtgtgatgtctgccttgctgcaggggcggggcttctctctgcacacagatagcccctcctcttcctgtcccagttttcagcgTACATGGGGGACTGAAGCAGGCTTAAAAGTGAAAGTAAGtatttgtgtgtggtgtgtgtagaggtgggagacatattgaggggagggggagagaaggagaggtgggagacaatattggggggggagagagccatggagaggtgggagacatattgggggagggggagagagagacactgggggggaagacgagagagagagacactggggggaagatgagagagagagacactggggggaagatgagagagagacactggggggaagatgagagagagagacactggggggaagatgagagagagagacactggggggaagatgagagagagacactggggggaagatgagagagagagagacactggggggaagatgagagagagagagagacactggggggaaggtgagagagagacactggggggaaggtgagagagagacactggggggaaggtgagagagagacactggggggaaggtgagagagagacactggggggaaggtgagagagagacactggggggaaggtgagagagagacactggggggaaggtgagatagagacactggggggaaggtgagagagagacactggggggaaggtgagagagagacactggggggaaggtgagagagagagactggggggaaggtgagagagagacactggggggaaggtgagagagagacactggggggaaggtgagagagagactcactggggggaaggtgagagagagactcactggggggaaggtgagagagagactcactggggggaaggtgagagagactcactgggggggaaggtgagagagagactcactggggggaaggtgagagagagagagacactggggggaaggtgagagagagagacactggggggaaggtgagagagagagacactggggggaaggtgagagagagagacactggggggaaggtgagagagagagacactgggaggaagatgagagagatagagagagacactgggggggaaggtgtgagagacactgggggggaaggtgagagagagacactggggggaaggtgagagagagacactggggggaaggtgagagagaaactgggacactggggggagggagagacacaatggctaaacgggatgaaggtcaggcagagatggcagaattgaggggcttgggaggatgagttttggggggctgagggttcttctttgggtcaggggggtcacttcggagtattgatcagcaggggagattcatcagtaccccccttgaaTTTGGTTATCGgggtccctgatccctgggcaacatttaaaacgggaataaataaataatacataaaactggtaggtaggagtggatgacacttgggaaagcaaatgggagaaggaaagaaagggggtgcgggagagggaagggatgtagcaaagaggtggatgaatgcccccataaatgtattgcctttgtgcaccagaaaaaaacatattaccagatgccagcaaacaataaaataaacagtgatccaataccagtatactgcctgcgcgcatgcctgcagcccaagcgatttgtgaacttggctgcaggagattgtagacgcgtggcggacgcgtcacaaagctggttcgccctcattggctgaatcagctcatgtgcgctgacgtcatgtgattttgattacatcaggcagggggggcccgagaaatttcatggatgaaaaggggggctcggcataaaaagtttgctcacccctggtatgCTATATACATTGTATATGCTATTCAATTTAGACACTGAGGCGTGTGCAGtgcccaaatatacacacacaactggATAGCAACATTGGGATGTAGTGTCTCAATGCCACtaatttatttatacattttatattctTTACCACTGCATTATCTATTTATACATGTGTGGTGTTTTCCTTGGGATGCAGTGCTGCGGGCTTGGTTTTTTTTCATGTACAGTTTTTTGCATTCCTTGCAACAAACCCAAACTACAGTTTTTCGGAAGAAATCAATAGTGGAAAATGAAGGTTGTGTGATAAATGAGATGTGCATAATATCGGTCACTTTTTTTTACGTGACTATCCAGACGCAGCACAGAAGCCCACACAATAAGCATAAACACAAATATTTCTCATACCACTATTTCCCAAAATTACATTTGCCCTTTTTGGTTcaaaacattttatttgtatccatttttattttggtttatttggataaaagcCTGTCTTGTCTCTTTCAGATCTACTATTTGCTCAAATGTATGCAGTAGAACATTGTGACTTTATTCTGTAATTCATGTACCATAAACTTTGACCCCTTCTCACTGAACTATATCAATAGGTGAATACGGGCTCTTTGTCTTCACTCGGAGCCCTGCAGAGCTGACATGTCTTATTATTGCTTTCCTGTAGAAAGTATCAGTATCTATGATGATATTGATGCCGATGTGCTGAGAAACTACCAGGAGTTTACTTTGGCGAATATCATCTATTACACATTGAAAGAGTCAAGTGCCAGTGAGCAGAGCGCCAGGATGACTGCGATGGACGGCGCCAGCAAGAATGCTTGTAAGCTCCCGTTCATGCTGTTGAAGTGGTAGTGGATGTAGGACTGCTCCAATAAGTCATTAATAAAACTTGGAGAATATTTTGTTATGCTGTCGCGGCGTACACGACATGTTTAATAATGTATTCTGCTCCCTACAACAATCAAGCTAATGGTAGAATTCAGAACTGTTATTACGACGTTCGTTTTATTGAGATATCCAGGCTAATGCAATGGGATTCACGAAGCTCCAATACAGGGCGTCCCAAACCTGGTCTCTCGCTAACTGCCATTGACATGGATGGTCGAATCGAGCAGGATCTGGGCTTTCCCGCAGGATTGCAGTGGGATACCTGGTATTAGAGCCAGTAAATGTCCCCCAATGGCTGCATCATTTGCTTACTTGTGTGAATGGGCGCATTCTTCTTTTGCAGCTGAGATCATTGAGAAACTGACCTTAAAGTTCAACCGTACTCGTCAATCTGTCATCACCAAGGAGCTCATAGAGATCATCTCCGGAGCTGCTGCTCTGTAAGTACCTGAAGTCTCTTCCCCATGACATGGGTTTATGAAGCACGCATTGTAAAAGATGCTGTCGTTGTATTTTGTGCCTGTCTGTGCTCACTATTGCATCACATGAAGCATATCTGTTTCAGATTGTAAATCGGAGGTTTTTACCACTTGACACCTGCGGGAGTTCTGGGCTCTAAATAATTTGTGCAGCCGTTTATTACCAATTCTTTCTGTTGTGTCCACAAGTCTATTGATACATTGACACGAGATGGAATGCTGCAGTTTTACTTGGATTACCTGGAGAGACCTCACGCGCGCACATCAGTCACAGTGCAGTCTGTGGCTCAGCATGCAGCAACTAATTTATCTCAGCTTGTGTGAGCTTTATGCATGTTTAGCTTGATGAGGGAATTCATTCCAATGTGTCTAAGGAATTGTACTAAAAATGATATTTGCGTGTGTGAAATGAAACCTAGAGATGTAGCGAGACTCGCTGTCTCCTGAGCCGCGGCTGAAAAAGCGAGAGTCCGCAGTGCCGGAGACGGTATCTGCCGCGATTGCTCTGCGAGGGCGATCTATGCGTCTGgatcacatccccctccccccagcagcgTTATTCCTTCGGCAACAGGACCACCACGGTCGTGGGACCTCGGGTTACCCCGGTGCCGAAAACACAGTATTGTTACATCTGTCTAGCAGCACTTCGGGTTGCATTTTATTTCTCTcttatagaattgaagcagggggtctccggaactgaattGCGTTcatttctgctccggggaccccctgcttcctgagatacttaacgCCGTAGGTGCTGCCAGTATCTCTGGAGGTAGCAGCTCTGACGGGGCTTGTTGGGGCTAACATAATAGCGGCTTTGCATGTCTGCATCTTGTGGGCCAataagctgtgatgtcatcccttgtggcttcctattggctcacatgACGAGGGGCATTTGAAATGTAAAGGAGATACTGCGCCCCCGACAGAGGTGTTTCTCGGGAAGCGTGGGGTAcccgaagctgaaatgaacgTAGTTCAACTtaaaagaccccctgcttcaaacttactGGAGTGCCGCTTTGAGATTTTGTCTACATGcatttctgcatttttttttctagaaTGTATTTGGTTGCCTTTTATTATTTACAATATTTGTAgttgaatatagatttttgaATGTAGGGAACTAATTAGCTTGTAACATTGTCTGGTAGTAAGAAGTGTTCATTAATTAGCATGGTGTGCTGTCATAACCTGCATGtttttttgcttcttttttttttttcccccaacgcTGCTCCTAGGAACTGAAAGCACGAGGTCCCTTGTAATCAGGTTAAAACAATTTTTCAATTATTTTATAGTTGTCTGGTTTAGAAAGGACACTAAATGTGCCTTTGCTGTATTTTTAAAGCGGCATTTCATCTTGCCTGGTTTTTGTTTTTTGgtttaataaatgcagcaggtATTTACCTTTAAGGGAacataattacctaagctgccgattgatttgttctcccgtgatcgatcggcaaagatccaGCTTCCCCGGACACCCAAAatggccgcctatttcaaaagaggcgTGGATCCTaaagtttctatagcaacccagGGGAGCTTGATACATTAAAACTCCTTAAGGGCATaaagcgtgggggggagggaggagaggaatgTAGTCAGTATTTTCTAATACTatacaactgatttatttaaaaaaacaaaaaaaaaaataacccactGGATTTTGAATAAAATGCTGCTTTAATTATGACGCAACTTGTTGTAGATGTCTCTAACACATTGGTTAAACAGTCATGACTAAATTTAATCTTGTACATCTGGATTACTTTCATATGTAAGGAAAAATGTGGGAAAAAACTAGGAAGCCTGATAGGATATATGATACAGCTTTCCCAAAATGTTTTCCTTTAGTGAATGTTCTGATGACACAGTAAATACCTTAATAATCTAGATTTGGTAGTCGGAGCAAAACTGTTTCCCTTATGGTAACTCAATTGATTTGTATCAATGTTAAATTGCATAATTGTTTCTGCagttcaatttttttttgttacatttaCATGACTACCCACATATATGCCTCAGTGACAACTATTTGTTTTTCAACGGCAACATATCTAAATCACCCCCCCCAGCATAAataccatacatacatatatacacacatacatgtcatgtCCCTTTTAATACTCATTTGTGCCTCCTTTTTTTTTAAGGTAAAACTGAAATGAGTCTTGTCCTGAGTTTTCCTGTTAAAGTTCATGGAGGCAGGTTTTCCCATGTAGGACCCAATGGATGCTCCAGGTTAATCTTTAACACTAATAATAATGCGTAATGGGAGGCCCCTCTTATTGAAAAGCCGAAAGTTTAGTGCACAGTGTCGGGCATAAAGGAATTATTGATGGCTATAGTAAAATACAGCTGTTCTACAACGCCCCTGGAAATATTACATCTAGTTGGTGGTAATCAGCTTGCCTTAAAGTCCCTTTTTCGTTTCAGATAAATTATGAACAGTTGTTCGCTTGCAAGACCGGTCTGCGATTCTTCCTGTCACAAAGTGTTGGTTCCTTGTATGAAGAAAACAAATATTTGTAAATTATCTTACAATAAACCGCTTACGTGGAAAGTGTCTGGTCTCTTTATAGACAGTGATCACTAAACATCAGTTTTTTTGTGTTGTTGTGTAAGTGTGTTTTTGCATTGCCTTGTAAAGGACGTGTTTATATTGCTTTTTAAATATTGGTCAAATGAATCCCCTGCCCCAAGCGATTTACTCCCTGGAGCAAAGCTTTTACCAATATATGAACCTTAAGCTTAGCACTTTTCAGTAAATCTCTGCCTCAGTTAATAGTCATAAAAAGCCATTTCTGATCATGGAAAAAGATAATATTACAAAATACTATTTGGTTGATTACaactaaatacatttttaaaagcccTGCAAATTTTGTTGTGCATCAATGTTTGTCATGTAAAACTACTACAGTTCTAAGCAGGGAACGTAGAATGAAATTtaggaacaaaataaatatagataataaaaaaaagtaggtATAAAGTTAAGTTTTAATTAGCACAACGGTAATCAGACAATATTCAGCCCACTGCTGTCAAAGGTTAATTAAGGACCCATACCTAACTAAGGAAAGCATTTTGCAGACAGCCAAGTTAAATTATTTTTGTAGCAGCTTTAGGGAATGACTTTAAACATTTGCATGCCTCAAAAACAGAACTAGAAGTGCATTATATGAACAGGATTGAAAGGGGAAAATTAACATATCAAGAAAAATCAATGTAGATAGGATTGGACCTGCTACAGTATGGTGTGGCGACGTGTATAATACATTTGcaacccccccaaaaataaaaaaatacctcCGCTTGCTTAGAATACAAACAGATTTTATCATTGAGAACATCA
It encodes:
- the ATP5F1C gene encoding ATP synthase F(1) complex subunit gamma, mitochondrial isoform X3 translates to MFARGSVLIFQPQWGQVRSMATLKDITLRLKSIKNIQKITKSMKMVAAAKYTRAERELKNARVYGTGSLALYEKAEIKAPEDKKKHLLVGVSSDRGLCGGIHSSVAKNIKNEISVLSSSGKEVMVVGIGDKLRGILQRSHGGYLLLTFKEMGRKPPTFGDASFIASELLNAGYEFDQGSVVYNRFRSVISYKTEEKPFFSIDTVSNSESISIYDDIDADVLRNYQEFTLANIIYYTLKESSASEQSARMTAMDGASKNASEIIEKLTLKFNRTRQSVITKELIEIISGAAAL
- the ATP5F1C gene encoding ATP synthase F(1) complex subunit gamma, mitochondrial isoform X1, translating into MFARGSVLIFQPQWGQVRSMATLKDITLRLKSIKNIQKITKSMKMVAAAKYTRAERELKNARVYGTGSLALYEKAEIKAPEDKKKHLLVGVSSDRGLCGGIHSSVAKNIKNEISVLSSSGKEVMVVGIGDKLRGILQRSHGGYLLLTFKEMGRKPPTFGDASFIASELLNAGYEFDQGSVVYNRFRSVISYKTEEKPFFSIDTVSNSESISIYDDIDADVLRNYQEFTLANIIYYTLKESSASEQSARMTAMDGASKNASEIIEKLTLKFNRTRQSVITKELIEIISGAAALN
- the ATP5F1C gene encoding ATP synthase F(1) complex subunit gamma, mitochondrial isoform X2 — its product is MFARGSVLIFQPQWGQVRSMATLKDITLRLKSIKNIQKITKSMKMVAAAKYTRAERELKNARVYGTGSLALYEKAEIKAPEDKKKHLLVGVSSDRGLCGGIHSSVAKNIKNEISVLSSSGKEVMVVGIGDKLRGILQRSHGGYLLLTFKEMGRKPPTFGDASFIASELLNAGYEFDQGSVVYNRFRSVISYKTEEKPFFSIDTVSNSESISIYDDIDADVLRNYQEFTLANIIYYTLKESSASEQSARMTAMDGASKNASEIIEKLTLKFNRTRQSVITKELIEIISGAAAL